The sequence CCTTTTCTCGGGGGAGAAACTTTCCCGCGGCCCTAACTCCCCTCTAAGATATTCATCGAGCGCCATCATTATCGGTTTGCGCTTCTCTATGAGATGAACATTATACTTTTTTTGCAGGTCTATTCTGAGCTGGTTTATTTCCCTTGCCCTTTTCGCCAGAAGCAGCACGAGCTCGTATTTCGTCATCCCACGAAGCGGCGGCGTAAAGGTTTCCAGCTTATCCTCGGCCGACCCCTTTTGAGTGAATATGTATTTCTTAAGGTTCTGCATGTTTTCCCTCCGTTATTTGAATTTTTCAAAAACCCATTCCGGATACACATTCATGGCAAGAAGCCATTTCCTAAGGTATTCTATTCTTTTGCTTTTGTCCTGCGGAATCACCAATGGTCTTCCTCTACCATCAAGTATTATGCCAACCACGCCTCCATGGAGTTCCGCTTGGACTTCTTTGCCAGAACCCTCACCAAGATCGAATCCCCTTGATGGTTTTAACCTTGCCTTCGCAACC is a genomic window of bacterium containing:
- a CDS encoding DNA-directed RNA polymerase subunit omega, giving the protein MQNLKKYIFTQKGSAEDKLETFTPPLRGMTKYELVLLLAKRAREINQLRIDLQKKYNVHLIEKRKPIMMALDEYLRGELGPRESFSPEKR